In Meriones unguiculatus strain TT.TT164.6M chromosome 17, Bangor_MerUng_6.1, whole genome shotgun sequence, a single window of DNA contains:
- the Ets2 gene encoding protein C-ets-2, producing the protein MNDFGIKNMDQVAPVSNSFRGTLKRQPAFDTFDGSLFAVFPSLSEDQTLQEVPTGLDSVSHDAASCELPLLTPCSKAVMSQALKATFSGFHKEQRRLGIPKNPWLWSPQHVCQWLLWASNEFSLVNVNLQRFGMNGQTLCNLGKERFLELAPDFVGDILWEHLEQMLKENQEKTEDQYEENSHLNSVSHWINSNTLGFGVEQAPYGMQAQSYPKDSLLDSVCPPSATPAALASEQEFQMLPKSRLSTVSVNYCSVGQDFAGGSLNLLTSSSGKPKEHDSPESGGDSFESSDSLLRSWTSQSSLLDVQRVPSFESFEEDCSQALCLSKPAMSFKDYIQERSDPVEQGKPVIPAAVLAGFTGSGPIQLWQFLLELLSDKSCQSFISWTGDGWEFKLSDPDEVARRWGKRKNKPKMNYEKLSRGLRYYYDKNIIHKTSGKRYVYRFVCDLQNLLGFAPEELHAILGVQPDTED; encoded by the exons ATGAATGACTTTGGAATCAAGAACATGGACCAAGTGGCTCCTGTCTCTAACAGCTTTCGAGGGACACTCAAG CGCCAGCCGGCCTTTGACACCTTCGATGGCTCCCTGTTTGCTGTGTTCCCCTCTCTCAGCGAGGACCAGACGCTCCAGGAAGTGCCCACGGGCTTGGATTCTGTCTCCCACG ATGCAGCCAGCTGCGAGCTGCCCTTGCTCACTCCCTGCAGCAAGGCAGTGATGAGCCAAGCCCTGAAAGCCACCTTCAGCGGCTTCCACAAGGAGCAGCGGCGTCTTGGCATTCCCAAAA ACCCCTGGCTGTGGAGCCCGCAGCACGTGTGCCAGTGGCTGCTCTGGGCCAGCAACGAGTTCAGCCTGGTCAATGTGAACCTGCAGCGCTTTGGCATGAATGGCCAGACGCTGTGCAACCTGGGTAAGGAGCGCTTCCTGGAGCTGGCGCCTGACTTCGTGGGCGACATCCTCTGGGAGCACCTGGAGCAGATGCTCAAAG AGAACCAAGAAAAGACGGAAGACCAATATGAAGAAAACTCACACCTCAACTCCGTTTCTCATTGGATCAACAGCAATACATTAG GCTTCGGTGTGGAGCAGGCTCCCTACGGGATGCAGGCACAAAGCTACCCCAAAGACAGCCTCCTGGACAGTGTGTGCCCACCTTCCGCCACGCCCGCGGCCCTCGCCTCCGAGCAGGAGTTCCAGATGCTGCCCAAGTCCCGGCTCAGTACCGTCAGTGTCAACTACTGCTCTGTGGGCCAGGACTTCGCCGGTGGCAGCCTGAACTTGCTCACCAGCAGTTCCG GAAAGCCCAAGGAGCATGACTCCCCGGAGAGCGGCGGGGACAGCTTCGAGAGCTCCGACTCGCTGCTGCGCTCCTGGACCAGCCAGTCGTCGCTGCTGGACGTGCAGCGCGTGCCTTCCTTCGAGAGCTTCGAGGAGGACTGCAGCCAGGCGCTGTGCCTCAGCAAGCCTGCCATGTCCTTCAAGGACTACATCCAGGAGCGGAGTGACCCGGTGGAGCAAGGCAAACCGGTTATCCCCGCGGCCGTGCTGGCCGGCTTCACCG GAAGTGGACCGATCCAACTGTGGCAGTTCCTTCTGGAGCTGCTGTCCGACAAGTCCTGTCAGTCCTTCATCAGCTGGACAGGGGACGGATGGGAGTTCAAGCTCTCTGATCCTGATGAG GTGGCCCGCcggtgggggaagaggaagaacaagCCGAAGATGAACTACGAGAAGCTGAGCCGCGGCCTGCGCTACTACTACGACAAGAACATCATCCATAAGACGTCGGGGAAGCGCTACGTGTACCGCTTCGTGTGCGACCTTCAGAACTTGCTGGGGTTCGCCCCCGAGGAGCTGCACGCCATCCTGGGTGTCCAGCCTGACACGGAAGACTGA